One part of the Granulicella arctica genome encodes these proteins:
- a CDS encoding glycoside hydrolase family 2 TIM barrel-domain containing protein: MHRRDFLKTTSTVLAGAALPSVALAAEEPVHGREILPINRGWRYHPSKVEGAEDPSFDDSTFERIVVPHTNITLPWHSFDDKDYEFISTYRRRFKTPANIKGKRVFVDFEGVMTASTVWINGVSLGEYKGGFTPFSFELTDHLKSDAENVLVVRVDSTEREDIPPFGNEIDYMTFGGIYREVALRVVPAVYIDNIHAVAKDVMSRKPSLDVDCFLAGKPSKGGALSLEIELRDGERVIAKKRKSVKVSEGTDPQAAADPETSAPAYASTETVQDPARQTVSLKNLTDVKLWDLDTPHLYTVRVRLLQGSKLIDEDTRRIGFREATFTDQGFSLNGKIVKLRGLDRHQTFPFVGQAMPGRVQRQDAKILRKGLHCNIVRTSHYPQSRHFLDCCDEIGLLVLEEIPGWQHIGPEPWKLVAIDNVGRMIRRDWNHPSIILWGVRINESKDDHDFYTRTNTLAHALDTTRQTGGIRYFQESEFLEDVFTMNDFGFPLKKPNHPKYLNTEFVGHTFPTKTTDDDERQREHTLRHARIHNQLASDPQYAGGIGWCAFDYNTHSNFGAGDRICYHGVTDIFRENKPAAMFYKSQCDPAEEIVLEPAFHWANSDESSSFTKAVVCSNCDHLKFYERDDSSEHRDWELIAELDPDRTEFEHLTWPPFILDLTKIERKNRRGWGDLRIDGFLKGKQIASKTLSGSGVDQKFVLLPDDTSLDADGADSTRVVLRVTDQFGAMRTYANDPVSFKLEGPATLIGDNPFALIGGTGAVWIRAKEQSGTVQLTATHPRLGSQTVEITLNAVPAELI, encoded by the coding sequence ATGCATAGACGGGATTTCCTTAAGACTACAAGCACCGTTCTTGCTGGGGCAGCCTTGCCCAGTGTCGCCCTCGCCGCAGAAGAACCAGTACATGGCCGCGAAATCCTGCCCATCAACCGCGGCTGGCGATACCACCCGAGCAAGGTCGAAGGTGCGGAGGATCCTTCCTTCGACGATTCCACGTTCGAACGTATCGTGGTCCCGCATACGAACATCACCCTGCCCTGGCACAGCTTCGACGACAAGGACTACGAGTTCATCTCCACCTATCGCCGGCGCTTCAAGACGCCCGCGAACATCAAAGGGAAACGCGTCTTCGTCGACTTCGAAGGTGTGATGACCGCATCCACCGTGTGGATCAACGGAGTTTCATTAGGCGAATACAAGGGCGGCTTTACTCCGTTCTCATTTGAACTAACAGACCACCTCAAATCGGACGCCGAAAACGTTCTCGTTGTAAGAGTGGACTCGACCGAACGGGAAGATATTCCTCCGTTCGGAAATGAGATCGATTACATGACCTTCGGCGGAATCTATCGCGAGGTCGCCCTTCGCGTCGTTCCGGCTGTGTACATCGACAATATTCATGCGGTGGCAAAGGATGTCATGAGCCGCAAGCCCAGTCTGGATGTGGACTGCTTTCTTGCAGGCAAACCATCCAAGGGCGGGGCTCTGTCTCTAGAGATCGAGCTTCGGGATGGCGAGCGCGTCATCGCGAAGAAAAGGAAGAGTGTCAAAGTATCGGAAGGCACTGATCCACAGGCAGCAGCCGACCCGGAAACCAGCGCCCCTGCCTACGCAAGCACAGAAACAGTGCAGGACCCAGCACGCCAGACAGTCTCATTGAAGAATCTTACCGACGTAAAACTATGGGATCTCGACACGCCTCATCTCTACACAGTACGCGTGCGACTACTGCAAGGCAGCAAACTCATCGACGAGGACACGCGCCGCATCGGCTTCCGTGAAGCAACGTTCACCGATCAAGGCTTCTCCCTGAACGGAAAGATCGTCAAATTGCGTGGGCTCGATCGACACCAGACATTTCCATTCGTGGGGCAGGCGATGCCGGGGCGTGTCCAGCGGCAAGACGCGAAGATCCTCCGCAAGGGACTTCATTGCAACATCGTACGCACATCGCACTATCCCCAGTCGCGACACTTCCTCGACTGCTGCGACGAGATCGGCCTGCTGGTTCTCGAAGAGATTCCGGGCTGGCAGCATATTGGGCCGGAGCCGTGGAAGCTCGTAGCCATCGACAACGTAGGCCGCATGATTCGCCGCGACTGGAACCACCCTTCCATCATTCTATGGGGCGTCCGCATCAACGAGTCGAAGGACGACCATGACTTCTACACGAGGACGAATACGCTGGCGCATGCACTGGACACCACGCGTCAGACAGGCGGCATCCGCTACTTCCAGGAGTCGGAGTTCCTCGAAGATGTCTTCACGATGAACGACTTCGGCTTCCCGCTCAAGAAGCCGAACCATCCCAAATATCTCAACACCGAGTTCGTCGGTCACACCTTCCCAACGAAGACGACCGACGACGATGAGCGCCAGCGCGAACACACACTGCGCCACGCACGCATTCACAACCAGCTTGCGTCCGATCCGCAATATGCAGGCGGAATCGGTTGGTGCGCATTCGACTACAACACCCACTCCAACTTCGGAGCCGGCGACCGCATCTGTTACCACGGCGTCACCGACATCTTCCGCGAGAACAAGCCTGCGGCCATGTTCTACAAGTCGCAGTGCGATCCCGCCGAAGAGATCGTCCTCGAGCCCGCATTCCACTGGGCGAACAGCGATGAATCGAGCAGCTTCACGAAGGCCGTAGTCTGCTCGAACTGCGACCACCTGAAGTTTTACGAGCGGGACGACAGCAGCGAACACCGCGACTGGGAGTTGATCGCAGAGCTCGATCCCGACCGAACCGAGTTCGAACACCTCACCTGGCCGCCATTCATCCTCGACCTGACAAAGATCGAACGAAAGAACCGGCGTGGATGGGGCGACCTCCGCATCGACGGCTTCCTGAAGGGCAAACAAATCGCCTCAAAGACGCTCTCGGGATCAGGTGTCGATCAGAAGTTCGTCCTGCTGCCGGACGATACGTCGCTTGATGCCGACGGTGCCGATTCGACCCGCGTCGTCCTTCGAGTGACAGATCAGTTTGGGGCAATGCGAACCTACGCCAACGATCCAGTCTCCTTCAAGCTCGAAGGCCCAGCAACCCTGATCGGCGATAACCCGTTTGCGCTCATCGGCGGAACCGGCGCTGTCTGGATACGAGCAAAGGAGCAGTCCGGAACGGTTCAGCTCACAGCTACCCACCCCCGGCTAGGCTCGCAGACCGTGGAGATCACGCTAAACGCTGTTCCAGCAGAGTTGATCTAG
- a CDS encoding pyridoxal phosphate-dependent aminotransferase, whose product MSKLSLSTISPLIIQSEIRSMSVECDRVGGINLAQGICDTEAPSFVVEQAMAAIREGHNIYTRLDGIAALRQAIGAKLLRHNAIAADPDTEILVTAGATGAFYAACLALLNPGDEVLVFEPFYGYHLSTLTSLRMVPVVVPLAAPDFELDPALLRQAITPRTRAIVLNTPSNPSGKVFSLAELQIIANIAIEHDLFVFCDEIYEYFLFDGARHISLATLPGMAERTITISGFSKTFSITGWRVGYLTASSRWIPSIGYFHDLTYICSPAPLQHGAAAGLLKLSQSFYEGLSTEYQQKRDQLCAALRAAGLTPFVPAGAYYVLADSSRIPGTTAPQKARNLLAATGVASVAGSAFFAEGRGDNLLRFCFGKRPHDLDRACAALQTL is encoded by the coding sequence ATGAGCAAACTTTCTCTCAGCACGATCTCGCCCCTCATCATCCAGTCCGAGATTCGCTCGATGTCGGTCGAGTGCGATCGCGTCGGCGGCATCAATCTTGCCCAGGGTATCTGCGATACGGAGGCTCCCAGCTTTGTTGTCGAGCAGGCGATGGCGGCTATTCGCGAGGGGCACAACATCTACACGCGGCTCGATGGCATTGCTGCGCTGCGTCAGGCGATTGGCGCTAAGCTCCTGCGGCACAATGCGATTGCGGCCGATCCGGATACGGAGATTCTTGTCACGGCTGGGGCTACCGGTGCATTTTACGCTGCGTGTCTTGCGCTGCTTAATCCTGGCGACGAGGTTCTTGTCTTCGAACCTTTTTATGGCTATCACCTCAGTACGCTGACATCACTCCGGATGGTGCCTGTTGTTGTACCGCTCGCTGCTCCTGATTTTGAGCTTGATCCTGCGCTTCTTCGCCAGGCCATCACGCCGCGCACTCGCGCGATTGTTCTGAATACACCGTCGAATCCTTCGGGCAAGGTGTTCAGTCTTGCCGAGCTTCAGATCATTGCCAATATTGCCATCGAGCATGATCTGTTTGTCTTTTGCGATGAGATCTATGAGTACTTTCTCTTCGATGGTGCGCGTCATATCAGCCTTGCCACGCTTCCCGGCATGGCCGAGCGCACCATCACGATCTCCGGCTTCTCGAAGACCTTCAGCATTACGGGCTGGCGCGTTGGCTACCTCACGGCCAGTAGCCGTTGGATTCCGTCCATTGGCTATTTCCACGATCTCACTTATATCTGTAGCCCTGCGCCGCTACAGCATGGTGCGGCGGCGGGTTTGCTCAAGCTGTCGCAATCGTTCTACGAGGGGCTTTCTACGGAGTATCAGCAGAAGCGCGACCAGCTTTGCGCGGCTCTCCGTGCAGCGGGTCTGACGCCGTTTGTGCCTGCCGGGGCCTACTATGTTCTTGCCGATTCCAGTCGCATCCCCGGTACTACGGCACCTCAGAAGGCGCGGAATCTGCTTGCGGCTACTGGCGTTGCCTCGGTTGCCGGATCGGCCTTCTTTGCGGAAGGGCGTGGTGACAACCTGCTTCGGTTCTGCTTTGGTAAGAGGCCGCACGACCTGGATCGGGCGTGTGCTGCGCTCCAGACACTTTAG
- a CDS encoding acyltransferase family protein: MTAIAAPLAEHTTSKPTRLLSLDLLRGLTIGFMILVNNNGNEAVAYWPLKHAKWNGFTPTDLVFPTFLFLVGVAIVLSQGSRLGGGATRQSLLGHIFRRTVILYLLGLVVNSFPFFHLSTMRFYGVLPRIAICYFIVATFNLFIGGWRNKAAVAVACLVGYWILMRFVPVPGFGVPTHGVPLLDRDANLAAWLDRQIFSAPHLYERTRDPEGLLSTIPALGTALFGLLTGYWLRSTRTLASKARGIAIAGVSGVLLGGLWNFSFPINKKLWTSSYVLFAGGLSLLLLALAIWLVDVRSAGESKPKQSRLFTPLLVFGTNAITAYVFSEVLADGLGSIRLSSGINVLQWCYGAIARVVPDAAFASLLYSLAFVAVCWLPVSLLYRSRIFIKV; encoded by the coding sequence ATGACTGCGATCGCTGCACCGTTGGCCGAACATACCACTAGCAAGCCCACCCGTCTGTTGTCGCTCGATCTTCTGCGCGGCCTGACGATCGGCTTCATGATCCTCGTCAATAACAACGGGAATGAGGCGGTCGCTTACTGGCCGTTGAAGCACGCCAAGTGGAACGGCTTTACCCCGACGGATCTTGTCTTTCCGACGTTTCTCTTTCTTGTCGGTGTGGCTATTGTGCTCTCGCAGGGATCTAGATTAGGTGGAGGAGCCACTCGGCAGTCGCTCCTTGGACACATCTTTCGGCGGACGGTCATCCTGTATCTGCTGGGATTGGTTGTCAACAGCTTTCCGTTCTTCCATCTGAGCACGATGCGGTTCTATGGCGTGCTTCCGCGCATTGCGATCTGCTACTTCATTGTTGCGACGTTCAATCTTTTCATCGGTGGGTGGCGCAACAAGGCGGCTGTTGCCGTTGCTTGTCTGGTGGGGTATTGGATACTGATGCGCTTCGTTCCGGTTCCGGGCTTTGGCGTTCCCACGCATGGGGTGCCGTTGCTTGATCGCGATGCGAACCTGGCGGCATGGCTCGATCGTCAGATCTTTTCTGCGCCGCATTTGTACGAGCGTACGCGTGATCCTGAGGGTTTGCTGAGTACGATTCCTGCGCTGGGGACGGCTCTTTTTGGCTTGCTGACTGGGTACTGGCTGCGCTCTACGCGCACGCTTGCGAGCAAGGCGCGTGGGATTGCGATTGCGGGTGTCTCCGGGGTGCTGCTTGGGGGGCTCTGGAACTTTTCTTTCCCAATCAATAAGAAGCTCTGGACGAGCTCGTATGTTCTGTTTGCCGGTGGTTTGAGCCTGCTTCTGCTGGCGTTGGCGATCTGGCTGGTTGATGTTCGGAGTGCGGGGGAGAGCAAGCCGAAGCAGTCGCGCTTATTCACACCGCTGCTGGTCTTCGGGACCAATGCCATTACGGCTTATGTGTTCTCCGAGGTGCTGGCGGACGGTCTCGGCAGCATTCGTTTGAGTTCGGGGATCAATGTGTTGCAGTGGTGTTACGGTGCGATTGCACGTGTTGTGCCGGATGCGGCTTTTGCCTCGCTGCTCTACTCTCTGGCGTTCGTTGCGGTGTGCTGGCTGCCGGTTTCTCTCCTGTACCGTTCGAGAATCTTTATCAAAGTGTAG
- a CDS encoding translocated intimin receptor Tir translates to MASSSSKSGIKTILTDSHFLVPFFVLLAGIALLVALH, encoded by the coding sequence ATGGCTTCTTCATCATCCAAGAGCGGTATCAAAACGATTCTGACCGACAGCCACTTTCTGGTGCCGTTTTTTGTCCTGCTGGCAGGCATTGCTCTGCTGGTCGCGTTGCACTAG
- a CDS encoding GRP family sugar transporter has translation MATVAETSGRGSLSLHGLGVICGLTAGVWLGAAEAPTKLVNAGFSPFAISLCMVAGVFTARWTFPTLLKGTGYVFADLAEKKHLIVWALLAGALWAVANTLTVFAIRDVGLAVAFPLWNTNSLIGLLWGRVLFRELEGASAKNIIRVVVGAIAIVIAAVMLGFSTLHDGSSTGHHALGGIFAAVGASLMWGTMYVPYRKAYLSGMNPLSFVTAFTVGELGTVFALTLALDGGLHSSAFQILHLRGVVFWLFLGGFVWVVGDLFQQFAAKYLGIGRGIPLSNTNQLWGLAWGALVFGELATADRPHKLLVMAGSVVMILGALAISTAVASGREDSSKNEAVLRECERYNLNYYRTLAALGGDEFGGRDERRRWWDYAIVLVATGVFVWLGVRAIVPPLAMNLHWIVALGVILALSLAAGSWALWRRTRFS, from the coding sequence ATGGCAACGGTGGCAGAAACGAGTGGAAGAGGGAGCCTGTCGCTCCATGGCCTTGGGGTCATCTGCGGCCTGACGGCTGGGGTGTGGCTGGGTGCTGCGGAGGCTCCGACGAAGCTGGTGAATGCGGGGTTTTCTCCCTTTGCGATCTCGCTTTGCATGGTGGCGGGGGTGTTTACAGCACGGTGGACCTTTCCGACGCTGCTGAAGGGAACGGGGTACGTCTTCGCCGATCTGGCGGAGAAGAAGCACCTCATCGTCTGGGCGTTGCTGGCGGGGGCGCTATGGGCGGTCGCCAATACACTTACGGTGTTTGCGATTCGCGATGTTGGTTTGGCGGTGGCGTTTCCGCTGTGGAATACGAACTCGCTGATCGGGTTGCTCTGGGGGCGGGTGCTGTTTCGCGAGCTTGAGGGAGCCAGCGCGAAGAATATTATCCGGGTTGTGGTTGGAGCGATTGCGATTGTGATTGCTGCTGTGATGCTGGGCTTCAGCACGCTGCATGATGGTTCGTCGACGGGGCATCATGCGCTTGGCGGTATTTTTGCAGCGGTGGGGGCGAGTCTTATGTGGGGAACGATGTATGTTCCTTACCGCAAGGCTTATTTGAGCGGCATGAATCCGCTCTCGTTTGTGACTGCCTTTACGGTGGGCGAGTTGGGGACGGTGTTTGCGCTAACGCTGGCGCTCGATGGAGGACTGCACTCTTCGGCGTTTCAGATTCTGCATCTGCGCGGTGTGGTGTTCTGGTTGTTCCTTGGCGGGTTTGTGTGGGTGGTCGGCGATCTGTTTCAGCAGTTTGCGGCGAAGTACCTTGGAATTGGGCGAGGGATTCCGCTCTCGAATACGAACCAGTTATGGGGGCTGGCGTGGGGGGCGCTGGTCTTTGGGGAGTTGGCGACGGCGGATCGGCCGCATAAGCTGCTGGTCATGGCGGGATCGGTGGTGATGATTCTGGGAGCGCTGGCGATCAGCACGGCGGTCGCTTCGGGCAGGGAAGACAGCTCAAAGAACGAGGCGGTTTTGCGGGAGTGCGAGCGATATAACCTCAACTACTACCGGACGCTCGCTGCGTTGGGTGGTGACGAGTTTGGTGGGCGCGACGAACGACGGCGCTGGTGGGACTATGCGATTGTGCTCGTGGCGACAGGAGTGTTTGTGTGGCTTGGGGTACGCGCGATTGTGCCTCCGTTGGCGATGAACCTGCACTGGATTGTGGCTCTGGGGGTGATTCTTGCTCTCAGTCTTGCGGCGGGAAGCTGGGCGCTTTGGCGGCGAACACGGTTCAGTTAG
- a CDS encoding GH39 family glycosyl hydrolase → MRLTLAYAATFLSLLVPATLTAQETLIIDAHAPTTPFPHFWEKTFGSGRAILSLRDDYRKDLDTVHDATNFESVRFHGIFNDEVGLYDPDRQVKNPGLAAEAIQSDTVYNFSYIDHIYDGLLARHIRPFVELSFMPKKMSSNPDAVHAFWYHPNVAPPKDYKLWDAMITAFAKHLIDRYGIDEVSTWYFEVWNEPNLDFWGGRPNQPTYFELYDHTARALKTVSPSIIVGGPSTAQAAWVPDFLAHTHQANVPVDFVSTHVYGNDTADNVLHTNENVPRDQMVFRSVEKVHNEILKSPYPKIPLIFSEYNASYANEPNVTDTVYMGPWLANTIRQCDGLTQAMSYWSFSDVFEEQGVVRTPFYGGFGVIAEDDIPKPAFNAFAMLHRLGDQRLPIASNPEDALATRTADGALAIALWNYAPPFGEGSTYTPPPTNLGPSKTITLKLKGVSPTAAAELWQLDADHGNVVKAFDAMGRPATPSRQQILELQAAGKLPAPQHLHLTNNALTVTLPPQGLAVLTIQ, encoded by the coding sequence ATGCGCCTCACCCTCGCCTATGCCGCTACCTTCCTCTCCCTCCTCGTTCCCGCCACCCTCACTGCGCAAGAAACCCTCATCATCGACGCCCACGCCCCCACCACTCCCTTCCCCCACTTCTGGGAGAAGACCTTCGGGTCCGGCCGCGCCATCCTCTCCCTCCGCGACGACTACCGCAAAGACCTCGACACCGTCCACGACGCCACCAACTTCGAATCCGTCCGCTTCCACGGCATCTTCAACGACGAAGTCGGCCTCTACGACCCCGATCGTCAGGTGAAGAACCCCGGCCTAGCCGCCGAGGCCATCCAGTCCGACACCGTCTACAACTTCTCCTACATCGACCACATCTACGACGGCCTCCTCGCTCGCCACATCCGCCCCTTCGTCGAGCTCTCCTTCATGCCGAAGAAGATGTCCTCGAACCCTGACGCCGTCCACGCCTTCTGGTACCACCCCAACGTCGCCCCGCCCAAGGACTACAAGCTCTGGGATGCCATGATCACCGCCTTCGCCAAGCACCTCATCGACCGCTACGGCATCGACGAGGTCAGCACCTGGTACTTCGAGGTCTGGAACGAGCCCAACCTCGACTTCTGGGGAGGCCGTCCCAACCAGCCCACCTACTTTGAGCTCTACGATCACACCGCCCGCGCACTCAAGACCGTCAGCCCAAGCATCATCGTCGGCGGACCCTCCACCGCCCAGGCCGCCTGGGTGCCTGACTTCCTCGCTCACACCCATCAGGCCAACGTTCCCGTCGACTTCGTCAGCACCCACGTCTACGGCAACGACACCGCCGACAACGTCCTCCACACCAACGAGAACGTCCCCCGCGATCAGATGGTCTTCCGCTCCGTCGAGAAGGTCCACAATGAAATCTTGAAATCCCCCTACCCAAAGATCCCCCTCATCTTCTCCGAGTACAACGCCAGCTACGCCAACGAGCCCAACGTCACCGACACCGTCTACATGGGCCCCTGGCTCGCCAACACCATCCGCCAGTGCGACGGCCTCACCCAGGCCATGAGCTACTGGTCCTTCTCCGACGTCTTCGAAGAGCAGGGCGTCGTCCGCACCCCCTTCTACGGCGGCTTCGGCGTCATCGCCGAGGACGACATCCCCAAGCCCGCCTTCAACGCCTTCGCCATGCTCCACCGCCTCGGCGATCAGCGTCTCCCCATCGCCTCAAACCCCGAAGACGCCCTCGCCACCCGCACCGCCGACGGTGCCCTTGCCATCGCCCTCTGGAACTACGCCCCACCCTTCGGCGAAGGCTCCACCTATACCCCGCCCCCCACGAACCTCGGCCCATCCAAAACCATCACCCTCAAGCTCAAGGGTGTCTCCCCCACAGCAGCCGCCGAACTCTGGCAGCTCGACGCCGACCACGGCAACGTCGTCAAAGCCTTCGACGCCATGGGCCGTCCCGCCACCCCCAGCCGCCAGCAGATCCTCGAGCTGCAAGCCGCAGGAAAACTGCCCGCCCCGCAGCACCTTCATCTCACCAATAACGCCCTCACCGTAACCCTCCCCCCACAAGGGCTGGCCGTCCTCACCATCCAGTAA
- a CDS encoding efflux transporter outer membrane subunit produces MINLPRKAACYTALAALPTLAALLLGGCRIGPKYTVPPATAQAPPASYKESPTQFTDTDTNSNAWKVAQPGDAMLRGKWWEIYNEPELNTLEEQLNINNQNIKQFFENFMAARTLITQARAQLYPTASVGPTYSRSRSSANTSNTGTTGTSGGKETSLTELPLDVSWEPDLWGKVRNTIREQQYSAQLSAADLENERLTEQASLAEYFFELRGQDALVQIYDETIAADKKSLDYTQAQYDTGVGDRISVVEAQNTLQNAQAAAINLGVARAQYEHAIAMLIGTPASGFSIPVRPLLKTAPAIPIGVPSQLLERRPDIAASERTMASANAQIGVATAAFYPTLTLSASGGFESSTFKHLLDWPSRFWSIGPSVSETVFDAGLRRATVNQYISTYNADVAGYRQTILTAFQQVEDYLAAVRILQQQIQQQELAMKSAQEFVDLEMSRYQTGIDPYVDVVTAQTTLLTDRQTLATLHVQQMTASVQLIAALGGGWDASQLPTPAQVSKKLTKAETQITK; encoded by the coding sequence ATGATCAACCTTCCTCGCAAAGCCGCTTGCTACACCGCTCTGGCAGCCCTGCCGACCCTCGCAGCCCTGCTCCTCGGCGGCTGCCGGATTGGCCCGAAGTACACCGTGCCGCCCGCAACCGCGCAGGCTCCCCCAGCCTCCTACAAGGAGTCCCCAACCCAGTTCACCGACACCGACACCAATTCCAATGCATGGAAGGTCGCACAACCCGGAGATGCCATGCTCCGCGGCAAGTGGTGGGAGATCTACAACGAGCCCGAGCTGAACACCCTCGAAGAACAACTCAACATCAACAACCAGAACATCAAGCAGTTCTTCGAAAACTTCATGGCCGCCCGCACTCTCATCACCCAGGCGCGCGCCCAGCTCTATCCCACTGCCTCCGTCGGCCCCACCTACTCACGTTCCCGCTCCTCCGCCAACACCAGCAATACAGGAACCACCGGCACCAGCGGCGGAAAGGAAACCTCGCTCACCGAGCTCCCCCTCGATGTCTCCTGGGAACCCGATCTCTGGGGTAAGGTCCGCAACACCATCCGTGAGCAGCAGTACAGCGCCCAGCTCAGCGCCGCCGACCTCGAAAACGAGCGCCTCACCGAACAGGCCAGCCTCGCAGAGTACTTCTTCGAGCTCCGCGGTCAGGACGCCCTAGTCCAGATCTACGACGAGACCATCGCCGCTGACAAAAAATCCCTCGACTACACCCAGGCCCAGTACGACACCGGCGTAGGCGACCGCATCTCCGTCGTCGAAGCCCAAAACACCCTCCAGAACGCCCAGGCCGCCGCCATCAACCTCGGCGTCGCCCGCGCCCAATACGAACACGCCATCGCCATGCTGATCGGCACGCCTGCCTCCGGCTTCTCCATCCCGGTCCGCCCCCTGCTCAAGACAGCGCCCGCCATCCCCATCGGCGTCCCATCGCAACTACTCGAGCGCCGCCCGGACATCGCCGCCTCCGAGCGCACCATGGCCTCCGCCAACGCCCAGATCGGCGTCGCCACCGCCGCCTTCTACCCCACCCTCACCCTCAGCGCCTCCGGTGGCTTTGAGAGCTCCACCTTCAAACACCTCCTCGACTGGCCCAGCCGGTTCTGGTCCATCGGCCCCTCCGTCTCCGAGACCGTCTTCGACGCCGGCCTCCGCCGCGCCACCGTCAACCAGTACATCTCCACCTACAACGCCGACGTCGCCGGCTATCGTCAGACCATCCTCACCGCCTTCCAGCAGGTCGAGGACTATCTCGCAGCCGTCCGCATCCTCCAGCAGCAGATCCAACAGCAGGAGCTTGCCATGAAGTCCGCACAGGAGTTCGTAGACCTCGAGATGAGCCGCTACCAGACCGGCATCGACCCCTACGTCGACGTCGTCACCGCCCAGACCACCCTGCTCACCGACCGCCAGACCCTCGCCACCCTCCACGTCCAGCAGATGACCGCCTCCGTGCAACTCATCGCAGCCCTCGGCGGAGGCTGGGACGCATCCCAACTCCCAACCCCAGCCCAGGTGTCAAAGAAACTCACCAAAGCCGAAACCCAGATCACCAAATAG